The proteins below come from a single Roseiflexus sp. RS-1 genomic window:
- a CDS encoding PfkB family carbohydrate kinase, with product MQTPDYLLIGHMTRDLLPDGGFAPGGTALYAALTAHRLGRRVGVVSAQATIPGDWDGGIEVAFVPTMETPVFENRYTPQGRVQTLHAVSSVLTIEHVPPAWRAARIVHLAPILAETPEPLVDAFPGALLGMTPQGMMRAWRAPLPARITYRPWTPSPRLLERIDALIMSIEDLQFDEERARAYARHCRLVALTRGAAGATLFLNGQPHHIEACPAIERDPTGAGDVFAAALLVRLDETGDPLEAAHFAACIAARSVEGVGPGAIPWRKEIDR from the coding sequence ATGCAAACGCCAGACTATCTCCTGATCGGGCATATGACCCGCGACCTGCTGCCTGATGGCGGGTTTGCGCCGGGTGGCACCGCGCTCTACGCCGCCCTCACGGCGCATCGGTTGGGGCGGCGGGTGGGTGTCGTCTCGGCGCAGGCGACGATCCCCGGCGATTGGGATGGCGGTATCGAGGTGGCGTTCGTTCCGACGATGGAAACGCCGGTGTTCGAGAATCGCTACACCCCGCAGGGGCGAGTGCAGACGCTGCACGCCGTCTCCAGCGTGCTGACGATCGAGCACGTGCCGCCTGCCTGGCGTGCGGCGCGCATTGTGCATCTTGCGCCGATCCTGGCGGAGACTCCCGAACCACTGGTGGATGCGTTCCCTGGTGCGCTCCTGGGCATGACGCCGCAGGGCATGATGCGCGCCTGGCGTGCGCCGCTTCCGGCGCGCATTACGTACCGACCCTGGACGCCGTCGCCGCGTCTGCTCGAGCGGATCGATGCGTTGATCATGAGCATCGAAGATCTCCAGTTCGACGAGGAACGCGCACGCGCCTATGCGCGCCACTGCCGGCTGGTGGCGCTGACCCGCGGCGCGGCAGGGGCGACGCTGTTTCTCAATGGTCAGCCGCACCACATCGAGGCGTGCCCGGCGATTGAGCGCGATCCAACCGGCGCCGGTGATGTTTTCGCCGCTGCGCTGCTGGTGCGCCTGGATGAAACCGGCGATCCACTCGAAGCGGCGCATTTCGCCGCATGCATCGCCGCACGGAGCGTCGAAGGGGTCGGACCGGGCGCGATCCCCTGGCGGAAGGAGATTGACCGATGA
- the jag gene encoding RNA-binding cell elongation regulator Jag/EloR, with protein sequence MKRIEISARTVAEAIRLALAQLGKDRDEVAIEVLEPGGNGDEALVRVTVVEDEADEAPAASRGASTGPVDQIARQILEDILERMDIHAYVTAVVSTVPDQHGEPEETITLHIEGADEEAMSLLIGRRGETLRSLQFMVNLLVSRRVQKWPQIVVDVGNYRQRRQESLEGLARRMAERVRQSGRPLMLEPMGAYERRIVHLALRSDPTVYTESSGEGENRKVVIYPAKRS encoded by the coding sequence ATGAAACGTATCGAAATCAGCGCACGCACAGTAGCGGAAGCAATTCGTCTCGCCCTGGCGCAACTTGGCAAAGATCGCGATGAGGTGGCTATCGAGGTGCTCGAACCGGGCGGCAATGGCGATGAGGCGCTCGTGCGCGTGACCGTCGTCGAAGACGAAGCCGATGAGGCGCCGGCAGCGTCGCGTGGAGCGTCAACCGGTCCGGTTGATCAGATCGCCCGCCAGATTCTGGAGGACATTCTTGAACGCATGGATATCCATGCCTACGTCACGGCGGTCGTCAGCACTGTTCCCGATCAGCACGGTGAACCTGAAGAAACGATTACGCTCCACATCGAGGGCGCCGATGAGGAGGCGATGAGCCTGCTCATCGGGCGGCGCGGCGAGACGCTGCGGTCGCTGCAATTCATGGTCAATCTCCTGGTCAGTCGTCGGGTGCAAAAATGGCCGCAGATCGTTGTTGATGTGGGGAATTATCGTCAGCGTCGCCAGGAGTCGCTCGAAGGGCTGGCGCGGCGCATGGCGGAACGGGTGCGACAGAGTGGACGCCCGTTGATGCTCGAACCAATGGGCGCTTATGAGCGACGTATTGTTCATCTTGCGCTGCGTTCCGACCCGACGGTGTATACCGAGAGCAGTGGCGAGGGGGAGAACCGCAAGGTTGTGATCTATCCGGCAAAACGGTCGTGA
- a CDS encoding YidC/Oxa1 family membrane protein insertase, whose translation MPIWLAFVEFLQQVLLTFYRWTGSAGFAIILFTIVARIVILPLTIKSLQSSRKMQELQPHMKELQRKYGKDPQKLQEETMRLYREYKVNPVGGCLPMLLQLPIFLGVYQAVINLTRVSPAEHAGSAMLRVLNEQGIAVGVASATLGQPQLAGSFLWLPDLGKTDPYYILPILSVIFQLIVQLMATPRVQDPQQKAMMQSMLILPIVFGYIGFIFPSGAVLYWVVGSILSIIQQYVISGWGSLANYLKFLPTDGGLFPPVPPPSVQAAASSTGSGSASATDEPAQKVDFWEVLRPLTEPRSGAGESPAQSTESAAPSEVRQAAPRRRRVRK comes from the coding sequence ATGCCGATCTGGCTTGCATTCGTCGAATTCCTTCAGCAGGTGCTGCTGACCTTCTATCGCTGGACGGGCAGCGCCGGGTTTGCCATCATTCTGTTCACGATTGTTGCGCGCATCGTCATTCTGCCGCTGACGATTAAGTCGCTCCAGTCGTCGCGCAAAATGCAGGAACTGCAGCCGCATATGAAGGAGCTGCAGCGCAAGTATGGCAAAGATCCCCAGAAACTCCAGGAAGAGACCATGCGTCTCTACCGCGAGTATAAGGTCAACCCGGTCGGCGGGTGTTTGCCGATGCTGCTGCAACTGCCTATCTTCCTGGGAGTTTATCAGGCAGTCATCAACCTGACGCGCGTCTCGCCCGCCGAACATGCCGGCAGCGCCATGCTGCGCGTGCTCAATGAGCAGGGGATTGCAGTGGGTGTCGCCAGTGCAACCCTCGGTCAACCGCAACTGGCGGGCAGTTTCCTCTGGTTGCCCGACCTGGGGAAGACCGACCCGTACTACATCCTGCCGATCCTGTCGGTCATCTTTCAACTCATTGTGCAGTTGATGGCGACGCCGCGGGTGCAGGATCCGCAACAGAAGGCGATGATGCAGTCGATGCTGATCCTGCCGATTGTGTTCGGGTATATTGGGTTCATCTTCCCAAGTGGCGCCGTGCTCTACTGGGTGGTCGGCAGCATCCTGTCGATCATTCAGCAGTACGTTATTTCTGGTTGGGGATCGCTCGCCAATTATCTCAAGTTCCTGCCAACCGACGGCGGTCTCTTTCCGCCTGTTCCGCCGCCGTCGGTGCAGGCGGCAGCGTCCTCAACCGGCAGTGGAAGCGCATCTGCGACAGATGAGCCAGCGCAAAAAGTCGACTTTTGGGAAGTTCTCCGTCCGCTGACCGAGCCGCGCAGCGGGGCAGGTGAGTCACCAGCGCAATCGACTGAAAGCGCTGCACCATCGGAGGTGCGACAGGCGGCGCCGCGACGCCGGAGAGTGCGCAAATAG
- the rnpA gene encoding ribonuclease P protein component: MTPSLQITRPQPVMKRAYRLRTPEQYQRVRRDGRTWDAGMLMLNAAPNRRRLSRCGFVTPKRLGGAVTRNRIRRRVREAVRLLYPQIVPGWDIVFIARSPALAEIAFPQLQALVQQALQRAGVLQASDSGQSDMG, encoded by the coding sequence ATGACCCCGTCTCTCCAAATCACTCGCCCACAGCCTGTGATGAAACGCGCCTATCGCCTTCGCACGCCGGAACAGTATCAGCGGGTACGCCGCGATGGTCGCACCTGGGACGCGGGGATGCTGATGCTTAATGCCGCTCCAAACCGGCGTCGCCTGTCACGCTGCGGTTTCGTGACGCCCAAACGACTGGGGGGCGCAGTGACACGCAACCGGATCCGTCGTCGGGTGCGTGAAGCGGTGCGCCTCCTGTATCCGCAGATCGTTCCAGGCTGGGATATTGTCTTCATCGCACGCTCACCCGCGCTTGCAGAGATAGCCTTTCCGCAACTCCAGGCGCTGGTGCAGCAGGCGCTTCAGCGCGCTGGCGTGTTGCAGGCGTCCGATAGCGGTCAGTCCGACATGGGATGA
- the rpmH gene encoding 50S ribosomal protein L34, whose amino-acid sequence MPKRTWQPKRIPRRRKHGFLARMATKDGRAVLRRRRLQGRYRLTVSDERRQIRRGHR is encoded by the coding sequence ATGCCCAAACGAACATGGCAACCCAAACGCATTCCGCGCCGCCGAAAGCACGGCTTTCTGGCGCGCATGGCAACCAAAGATGGTCGTGCAGTGCTCCGCCGCCGCCGCTTGCAGGGGCGCTACCGCCTGACTGTCAGCGATGAGCGTCGTCAGATCCGTCGCGGGCATCGGTAG